From Buchnera aphidicola (Uroleucon sonchi):
TTGCTCGTTCTATATTAGATGGTCATATTATATTATCTCGTGATTATGCTGACGCAGGACATTATCCTGCTATTGACATTGAATCGTCTATCAGTCGCGTTATGCCGAATATTATTAATTCTAAACAGTATCAACAAGCATTATATTTTAAAAAATTAGTTTCTGTATATCAAAAAAATAAAGATTTAATTAATGTTGGAGCATATATTCATGGTACTGATATAATTTTAGATCATGCTATTAAACTCTGGCCGAAATTAGAAAAATTTTTGCAGCAAACAATGTCAGAAAAACATGATTATTATTCTTCTTGTAAAAATTTAAATGAAATATTTCTTTAAAAATTTCATAGTATTTAGGATACAAAAATGCAAGATAAAAAAAATGTTTTTTCCATATTAGAAAAAATAGAAAAAAATAAATATCAAATTACAATGATGAATATTAAAAATATTTATTTACAAGAAAGAAAAAATTTAGATCAATTAAAGATATTAAATAATTATCGAAAAGAATATTTGAAAAAAATACATATAGAAATGCTAGCAGGTATTAACGTGAATTATTTGATAAACTATAACAATTTTATGCGTATGTTAGATAAAATTATCCAAGAAAATATATGTTTTATTGAAAATCATAAAAAAATTGTTAATGAACATTTAAATGCTATTATTAAAAGTCAGATAAATTTAAAAACTTGGGAGTATTTAGATAAAATATGTAAAAAAAATATATTAAAAAGAAAATTAAGAAAAGAACAGATGATTAATGATAATAATATTCAACTACAATCTTTTCAAAAAGGATGATTATTGTAATGCCAGAAATAATTAATAATATACAGTGTCATAAAAATATTATTAGTCAAAATAATAATTTTAAATATTCTCTTTGTAAATTTGATTTATTTACTTCTATTTTTGATGCATATAATACATATTCTTTAAAAAAAGAAATAAAATTTCATTCTATACCAGTAGAAGAAAAAAAATATGATGATAATAGTATTATATATTCTAATTTTCATTATATGTTAAATAATTTATTAAACGTTTTAGACCATAATAAAAAGACAATTTATACTAATCAATCAAATCATGTTAAACATAAAAATATACAAAATAACACAATAGATATAAATAATGATAATCATGCTATTCAATTCAATGATTTTTTAAGAAATACATTTAATATTAAAATCAAACAAGAAAATAATGAGGCATTTTTAAAAAAAAAACTATCTCGTCAAATTAATCGAATTGTAAAAAAGTATAAAAATGATATTACAAAAAATAATAAAATATATGAACATTATCCTATAAATAAAAGCAGTAATTTACATTTTTCTCAAACAAAAAATCAATCTTATCAAAAACAATTAAACTGGTTTATAAAAAATATTGATTTTAGTGATCATGATAAAAAGATTGTTTTTACGTCAGATGTGAATAAATTTAAAAATGATTTAGATTTCCCTAAGATAGAGAATAAAATATATACCGAAATCAATCATCAAAACAAATTGAATCTATTAAGTTCAAATGAATTAGATTTATTAAATATACAAAAAATTGTTTTACAAGATTCTAATAATTTTATTAAATGGAAAGATTTTATTAGTCAAAAAATACTTTCATTTATAGCACATAATAATAGTCACGCTAAAATTAATTTAAAACCTGAATCATTAGGATCAATAAATATTATTATGAACATAAAAAATGATAATATTATATTACAGCTGATTTCTGAAAATCACAAAGTTCGAATATTGTTCAATAAGTGTATACCGTTTTTATCACATGAACTAAATAAACAAGGAATGATATTAGAAAAATGTAATATACTTAGTTCTTTAAAACATTATCGAAATATTTATAATAATAAAAAATGTTCTAAAAAGTCTATTGATCGTGTTAATCAATTTCAAAAAACAATAAATACTTGTGAACAAAAAAGTAGTTTTATGGAATATAAAAAAATAGATTGGTATGTTTAATGATTGATATATTTATTTATAAGAAAATATTTTTGATACAAACATATATTATTATATATCACGATATATTATCAAAAAATTTATTTTTTATAAATTATATATTCGATTAACTGTAACCTGTGAGGTATATAAATGGGGA
This genomic window contains:
- a CDS encoding flagellar hook-length control protein FliK, which translates into the protein MPEIINNIQCHKNIISQNNNFKYSLCKFDLFTSIFDAYNTYSLKKEIKFHSIPVEEKKYDDNSIIYSNFHYMLNNLLNVLDHNKKTIYTNQSNHVKHKNIQNNTIDINNDNHAIQFNDFLRNTFNIKIKQENNEAFLKKKLSRQINRIVKKYKNDITKNNKIYEHYPINKSSNLHFSQTKNQSYQKQLNWFIKNIDFSDHDKKIVFTSDVNKFKNDLDFPKIENKIYTEINHQNKLNLLSSNELDLLNIQKIVLQDSNNFIKWKDFISQKILSFIAHNNSHAKINLKPESLGSINIIMNIKNDNIILQLISENHKVRILFNKCIPFLSHELNKQGMILEKCNILSSLKHYRNIYNNKKCSKKSIDRVNQFQKTINTCEQKSSFMEYKKIDWYV
- a CDS encoding flagellar export protein FliJ, with translation MQDKKNVFSILEKIEKNKYQITMMNIKNIYLQERKNLDQLKILNNYRKEYLKKIHIEMLAGINVNYLINYNNFMRMLDKIIQENICFIENHKKIVNEHLNAIIKSQINLKTWEYLDKICKKNILKRKLRKEQMINDNNIQLQSFQKG